The window ATCAGTTAAAGGGATTATTTTATGATCCATTGTAGAACCGGTTATAACCACCAGTGATGTTTTTTCACTGATCCTGAAATCATCTAAGCTATCAAATTCACGGTATGAAGCACCTTGGAGCTTCACACTACGTGGAATAGAAGGATGGGATGGTAATTCAGGTAAATAATGTATTACTTCATCATCAGGCTTAACCAAAGCAAGTATGGTGGCTAAAATGGCTGCAGTTGTACGGTTGAAGGCTATTACCTTTTCACCACCAAGGTGTTTGATTCCCTCTTTTTGCAGGGATTCTGAAAAAAAAGCAGGGCCTGCATAGGTTTCCAGGAGGGCTAGTTCAGATTTTCCAATGGGAAATCCGCCAGCTAAACCTGAAAGGTCGTATAAGCTGGTTCTTCCTTCATTTTTAACTAGAGAAGCAATAAATTTTAGGGCAGTTTCTCTTCTTTTCACTTCATCAAGTGAAGAACAAATAAGCATTTAGTTTTCTTCCTTGAAAGACTTTTTATCATTATCTGGTTTCAGGACTATGGCGTCGTCCGCAGAGTTCTGTAGAGCAGCACTGAAACCGGGTTCAGCACCAATCACTATAGTTTCCTTACCGTTTTCTTTAGCTTTATTGATAATGGGTAAAAAATCGGCATCTCGGGTCATAAGCGCTATTACATCAATATTAGGATTGTAAATAAGTTCCATGGCTTCCACAGCCATATAAACATCAGTATCACCAGCCACCACTATGGGGGTGAATCCCTGGTTCACTATGGCTTCAATGAGTTTATCTGACGCATATTGGTTTAAAAGAACTTTACCTACCCTCATGTTTCCATATTCTGATATTATTTCCCTTACTAAATCTAGATTAAGGCGGAATTCTTTTCTTAACATGTTCGGCCCATCTACCAGGAGTCCAATATTCTTTGACCCTGTCTCTGACCTTCTAAGTGGGATGTAAGAAGTTAATTTCTCAAAACTTCGCATTTTTATCCTCCAAACTAAATGGCAAAAAAATAGTTTACAATAATTTTGACTAGATTGTTTATACTTCGAAAATGTCTGATATTAGGTTATTGTACTTTGAAATAAGTTGGCCCAACTGAATATATCATAAATATCATAGTTTTGATTTTATACCATTTCTAAAGTTGTTATACGAAATTGGTGGGATGTCAACAATTTATTTGAACCATAAGCTTACAATAACCCTTTTAAGGCGTCAAGACCATTATTTTTACCATCTTACTTATACTATTAATTTATCTATGAATTTACTAACATATAAAATGGTTCATAGTATGATAACTGAATATATTAACAATTGATTCAATTTTTGTGTGAAATTCTACAATAAACATACAATATGAGAGGATGCTTCCCCATGACATTAGATTTTGAAATTGTTTACTCTCTTTCGGCTCAATTTTCATGGAGCATTAATGTTATTTTATTTTTATAGAGTGAATTAAGGTTATTCCACTTCTAAAGTGAAAGAATCACCGAATAAATCCTTTATCACCGGCAGGTAGTCTTCAGGCATGTTTATCACTTCCACGTCAGACATGTCTCTGAAGTAGTATTCTGCGTTGACAATTGCACCTTCATCATTCATATAAAGGTAGAGACCATCCACAAATTCCTCTGGATTTTTAGAGGGTAAGAAGATTTCGAAACGAATAAGGACTTCTGAACCTGGAATGTTATCCATAAGATCAAATTTCTTCTTTTCATCCTTCAAAGCAGCTTTAAATTCTTTCATCCTCTTGTTAAGCTCCTTCATTATTTTTTTTTCATCTTTACTCATGAATTCACCTGATTTATTTTATTGTACTAATACATAATTGGTCTTTCCTTAAATTATAATAGGAAATAACGATGAAAGGCGTGTAATATTAGCAATAGCACGATTCTATAAAGAAAATTAGGAGTGCATGTATTAATAGTTTTTCCTGATAGGGGGTCTATGTTATTTTAAAAAATTGATACCACCAACATTTACCAATTAAATAACAATGGAATTTGTTTTAGAATGATTACTTTGAAGGAAAGTTTTTCATACCCTGTAACCATATTTCATTATAACAAAAAAATCAATTTTTATTAAGGCTATGCATTAATTATGAAGTAGGTATGTCTGGTTTAGGATCCTTTAGTGAACCAGTTAGACGTTAATATTACACTTGATGGATTAAACTGTATTTTTTATGGATAATTAGTTTATTTTTCTGAATTTTAAATAATATAATTAACCCATCTGTTTTTTTAAGAAATATTTTTTTTAACTACCGTCGTACCTGGAATCCTATTATTATTTTCAATGATATATGGAAAAACTTTATATACCACATCGGACATTTTATAATATAATGTCATTATATGACATAAATAGTAATTTATATATTTAATGACAATTAATAAAAATTTGTCTGCATGAAGTGATGACATGACCATATCAGATAGGAAAGAAAGAGAAAAAAAAATGCGGCGAAAGAATATTATCGACACTGCCGAAGAATTATTCTTCAAAAGGGGTTACGAAAACATCACCATGGCAGACATAGCTGAAGGAGCTGAATTGGCCAGAAGTACCCTTTATCTCTATTTTAAAAATAAAAAAGAGATATATTTGGCCATATCGTTTAGGAGTACAGAACTTCTAAACAAAATGTTAAAAAAAAATTATGAGAAAGGTGAAACCGGGTTGGAAAAGGTTAAAATGCTCATGAATGCATTTTATGAGTTCTATGAAGAATATCCTGATTATTATGATGTGAATTGGGCGTCATATAAGTGTTCAATTGATCATGACTTGCCAGAAATGGAAGAAATGAAGAACATGCGGGTAAAAGGGTTCTCATTATTTCAAAAAGCGCTTCAGACAGGGATCGAAGACAAATCTATTAGATCTGATTTAGATCCGGTTAAAGCAAATCTTGTTTTAGCTTCATCCATACAGAATGTATTCAATCTTCCCCCCACCATCAGGCTACATCTGAAAAATAACAATCTGACCCATGAAGAACTGATTGATTATACTGTAGACATGATGGTGCATTCAATAAAATAGTGAAGTTAAATTCATTAAAATAATAATTTTTTAAAGAGGAGGTTAAAATGGAAACTAAAAATAAAAAAACTGATGGAAAAAATTTCATTGAAAAAAATCGACTTGTAAACTGGAAATTATACATAATTTTGTTAATTGCATCTATCTTCGGAATCATAGCTGTAATGCCCTATACTTTCACTCTGCAAGGAGAGTTACTTCAAAATTCACCTGTACCTTTATACATCGTGGCGATTGCTCAGATTATCCAGAGCACGATCTTATTTGCAGTTGTTATATTTATTGGGCTTTATCTTGCCAAAAAAGTTGGACTTGGACTTCCCATCCTTGAAGGATGGCTTGAAGGTAGAGAAGTTAAAAGCTATTTGAAATCCATACTTGGAATATCCATCGGACTTGGAATACTAGCCAGTATCCTTATAATAGGAATAGATTTTCTGTTTTCCCTTGCTGGGTTAACCAGTAGTAATATAGTTCTGGCTCAAATAACTCCTCCAGCCTGGCAGGGTTTCCTTTCATCATTTTATGGTGGGATAAATGAGGAAATTCTGTTGAGATTATTCTTAATGACCTTGATTGCCTGGATAATCTTTAAAATCAAAAAAACTGATGATGGGAAGCCAACAAATATAGGTATGTGGTTATCTATTATTTTAGCAGCTGTTATTTTTGGTATTGGCCATCTACCCACAGCAATGGCCATAACCACACTCACACCTCTAATGGTTACCAAAGTGATAATCTTAAATGCTGTTGGTGGAATTATATTTGGATGGCTTTACTGGAAAAAAGGTTTAGAATCAGCCATGATATCACATTTTTCTGCAGACATAGTATTGCATGTGATTTTACCCCTGGTAACCGTGATTTAAAGCCTCAGTTATCCATCATATTTTCTTTCTTTTTTTATATTCCATCTTTAAATTAGCGTTGAGTAATATCAATTTTTGCTAAATTCCGTTTTCAGGTATTTAAAGAAAATAAATCCGTTAAATTAGTTTTAAACAAAATAATGTAAAAAAAAAGTAAATTAATTCCATAATTATTCCACATATATGTTCACTCTGGTCTGATTTTCCTCATCTTCAACATCGACAATTTTACCTTTTGCTCCGCTTTTAACCGCTTCAACTATTTCATCCAGGTCTATCTGGTCCAGGCCTGCTTCTTCCATCTTGGGATCAAATTTTTTGGCCAGTTTTAATCCCACATCCACCAGGGAAATAGGTATGTTCACGTTGACTTTTGGATTGTCATCCATGGTTCTAACACGGATTTTTAGCCATTTAGCATCGGTTTTAGGGTTTATTTCTTCCTGATCTCCTCCCAAAGCATCAAGTAATTCCTCTGCTTCTGAAGGATTGATTTTTCCGTCTTCCACCATTTCCAGAATCTGCATTCGTTCCTCTTTTATATCATTAGACATGTTCCATCACTCCTTATAGTTTACCGTTGAGTAATTTTAAAGCTTCATCTTTGGTGATTTCACCATTTTTAAGTTTTTCTAAAATCTCTTTTTTATCAATAACTGGTTTTTCCACTTTATGTCCCATAACGGAAATCACTTCATCCAGTTTATTTCTCACTGTTGGATAAGATATTCCCAGTTCCTTTTCAATTTCCTTAATATTGCCTCTGTTTTTTATGAACACTTCTACAAAGTATTTTTGCTTGTCATTCAATCGGCAAAACTTGCAAAGATCGAATTCTCCTTGGATAATGGTCTTACATTTTTTACATCGTATTTCGGTGACTTTAACTTCGCTCTGGCATACAGGACAGTTTCCTGGTACTTCATGTTTCATGACTTCACCCCCTTTATATAGTGTAAATTTCCACCTTCACTTTACCTTTTTTCTCATCATCTACCTGAACATCCACCATTTTAAATGGCTCGGTGCATTCTAACTGGTCAAAAACATGGTCAATGTCCTGGTTAGTGAGACTATCCAGTAAAATTCTCATGGCATCATTTTCATCAGATTTAGATGAACGTGTTCCCACTTTAGAGGGATGATATTTGAGAGTCAGTTTAGAAATCCACCGATATAATGAAATCGGTAAAGCAGGAATGGGAATTGAGAATCTATCCGTTTTCACCCGTATTTTTAATTTTTTGGTCTTCATATTTATGCATCCCTAAACCGGACTTCAATATTATCCATGTCTAAATTAAGATTGTTAAGTCATACTATATAAATTTGTTGAATTTTGTTAATTTACTATTCAATATAATTAAAGTTCGAATTGATATTTTTAATGTTAAGTGTATTGGCTGTGTTGAAACAGGTTATGATAAAAAAAATGTAAATAGGATGGAAATATAATGTAGGTGATATAACCAGAGATTTGAATAAATATCGACAAAAAAACCTCAGATCATATATGACGAAAATTTTAATTGTGGAAGACGAAGCCATTACTGCAATGGATATCCGAAATAGTTTAAGTAATTTTGGTTTTGATGTTGTAGGGATTGTTGATAGTGGTGATAAAGCAATCCAAAAATCCGGGGAACTGAAACCAGATTTAATCTTAATGGATATCACTTTAAAGGGAGATATAGACGGGATTGATGCGGCACAAGAAATTAAAACACTTTTTGATATTCCTGTTATCTATATGAGTGCTTTTACCGATGAAAATACTTATGAAAGACTTAAACTTACTAGTCCCTATGGTTTTGTGAGTAAACCTGTCAGTTCTGAATTATTAATTGTTTCTATAGAAGCTGCGGTTTACAAGCATGACCTTGATAAGAAATTAGCTGAAAGTGAAGAGTATTTAAGATTGATCTTCGACTCCAGTAAAGACTATATTTACAGCCATGACCTTGATGGAAAAATCACCAGTGCCAACAAATGCTTATGCGAAGCTTTGAACTTGAGTGAAAAAGAAATTATAGGTAAAACAGACTTTGAATTGGGATTTACTGAGAAAATGTGTGAAGAATTGGATAAAATTCGCAGCGAAGTTTATCAAACTGATTCAACTGCTAAGTATTTTAATTCTTTCACCCTGCCAGATGGTAAAATTCATGAATATGAAGTGACTTTGAACCCCCTACATGATATACATGGGGAAATTGTGGGTATTTCTGAGGTAACCAGAGATTTAACTGAACAAAAAATGTTAAAAAAGGAATTAAACGAAGTTTGGGAACTGTTCCAGAATTTGTACAACAATGCTAAGGTTGGAATAGTTATGGGTAATACTAAAGGTCGTATATTGAACTGTAACTCTGCATTTGAAAACATGATGGGTTACAGCCTGGATGAACTTAAAAATATGAGTTTTGAAGAATTCACCCATCCCGATTATGTAGAAAAAGAATTAGCTTTACTCGAAAATTTACGTCATGGAAAAATTAAATTCTATGAAATTGAAAAACAATTCATTCGCAAAGATAAAAAGATTATATGGGGCAAAGTGACTGGGGGATTTGGTATTTCAACCAATGGAAAGGCTGTTAATTCTCTTATCATTGTTGAAAATATTGATGAACGTAAAAAAACCGAACAAGAAATAATCAATTATGCAACCGAGCTTAAAGCTATTTTTGACATGTCAGGTATAGCTCTGGCAGCTGTAGATACAAATGGTCATTGGATTAATGTAAACCCCTTTTTCTTAAATGAACTGGGTTATACTGAACAAGAATTCTTAAAATTAAATCACCTCGATATTACACATCCCGATGATATAGAAAAGACATCTGAGTTATTTTCAAAACTCTTATCTGGAGAAATTGATGATTATAGGTTACGGAAAAGATATGAAACTAAAGATGGTGAATTTAAATGTTTTTATTTAACTGTAAAAGTAGTTAAAGATAAAAATAATAATATTAAATCTGTTATATGGGCAGGCCATCCCATTGACAGCAGCATCAACTGAAATTCCCTGGAAATGATGTTAATCTACTTTTTTTAATCAATTTAAATAGGTTATAAACGTTGAGCAAATTTAGTCAAGTTGGAACATAATACTCTGTGATGTATCTTGATATAATTATTAAAATCCTATTTCAGGTTTAAATTGATTCTTATATGGGATGTATAACAAAATATATACTGGATCTAAAAAAATTAGGAGCTGAATATTATGGCAAAGGAAATAGAACAATTAGTAGTGGGCATTAGTCGAGAGGGTGAAATAATTGTTAAAAGCGCAAGAGGGAGAATTTATCCAGTTAAAAAAGCTGCAGACTTAAAATTCGGTTGTGAAGAGTTATTAAAGGACACAGAAAAAGAGTTGTACGCCACTATTGATACCGAATCCCAACCATGGGAATGCATCTCCATTAAATAGAACAGAACCATGCAAAGCAGATTTAATAGAATAAATTATTTTCCAATCCTCTGAAGAATAATGACCAGTTAATTTTTCGGGATTAAACGAAAAGGATAGATAAAAATATAATTGTTAAATATTTAAGGCGAGAATATGGGAGTAAAAAACGAAAATATACCCGATAAAGGAGCTGCAGTTGAAAAGGGGCTGGAAACATATACAATCATCCCTTATATCCCTGGTGGTATCCTTGATCCTGCCATTTTGCGTAAGATTGCAGATGTAGCAGAAAAATATCAGATTGAATGTATTAAAATGACCTCAGAGCACAAAATTGGCTTTTATGGTGTTAAAAAGGAAGATATTGATGAAATTTTCCATGATCTGGGCATGGAACCTGGTGGTCACATTGGAAAATGTGTAAGGGGAGTTAAATTCTGCACAGGCAATACTTTCTGTAAAAAAGGATATCAAAACACAGTAGAGATGGGATTTAGGATTGATGAAACATTCCACCGGACAAAAACACCCACTAAAGTTAAAATATCCCTTTCAGGATGTACCCGTTGCTGTGCTGAATCTGCTGTTAGGGACATAGGTCTAATTGGAACTCCTAAAGGTTGGAAGTTGCTGGTGGGTGGTACCTGCGGGCTTCAGGTGAGACAAGGTAAAGTACTTGCGAAGAATCTATCTGATGACCAGGTAATTGATTGTATTGGAAAAGTAATCGAATATTACGTTGAAAGTGGTACTGAAAAACGTTTAGGAAGATTTATCGAGAAAATTGGTTTTGATAAGTTTTCTGGTGAAGTGTTAGGAGAATAATTTTTATCCAAAATTATTCTTAAAAATGCTTTTTGAAAATAACTTCTATTTTTATCTTTTTAACTTTACTACCCAATAAAAAAATAGGCATTTTTCATATTTTTACATCTTCATACATCAATTCAAATAAAATTTTTTACTTCGTTAAATTCCTATATTACGAAGTTGGATCTATAACGACCCCAGAGTATATATACTATCCTATAAGGAAGTGATCTTATTCTACATTAGAATAAAATTTTACACACCACACATATCCTCACAAATCGAATGAACCTAATTCATGTAAAATGAATAGCCTATTTCGAAATGATACCATTCAATATATTAAGGAAAATGATTACAGATTAATGATGATTAACTAAAAATGTTTCAAAATTGGTTTTCATGTAAATGATTATTAAAAAATGCCATTATAGTTAACATCATAATCTATAGTTATTTAAGCAATATTATTAATACTGCAGTTAATTTCTTATATTCAATGGGATAATCAAATATATAATGATTAA is drawn from Methanobacterium petrolearium and contains these coding sequences:
- a CDS encoding TetR/AcrR family transcriptional regulator: MTISDRKEREKKMRRKNIIDTAEELFFKRGYENITMADIAEGAELARSTLYLYFKNKKEIYLAISFRSTELLNKMLKKNYEKGETGLEKVKMLMNAFYEFYEEYPDYYDVNWASYKCSIDHDLPEMEEMKNMRVKGFSLFQKALQTGIEDKSIRSDLDPVKANLVLASSIQNVFNLPPTIRLHLKNNNLTHEELIDYTVDMMVHSIK
- a CDS encoding CPBP family intramembrane glutamic endopeptidase gives rise to the protein METKNKKTDGKNFIEKNRLVNWKLYIILLIASIFGIIAVMPYTFTLQGELLQNSPVPLYIVAIAQIIQSTILFAVVIFIGLYLAKKVGLGLPILEGWLEGREVKSYLKSILGISIGLGILASILIIGIDFLFSLAGLTSSNIVLAQITPPAWQGFLSSFYGGINEEILLRLFLMTLIAWIIFKIKKTDDGKPTNIGMWLSIILAAVIFGIGHLPTAMAITTLTPLMVTKVIILNAVGGIIFGWLYWKKGLESAMISHFSADIVLHVILPLVTVI
- a CDS encoding NAD(P)/FAD-dependent oxidoreductase; this translates as MGVKNENIPDKGAAVEKGLETYTIIPYIPGGILDPAILRKIADVAEKYQIECIKMTSEHKIGFYGVKKEDIDEIFHDLGMEPGGHIGKCVRGVKFCTGNTFCKKGYQNTVEMGFRIDETFHRTKTPTKVKISLSGCTRCCAESAVRDIGLIGTPKGWKLLVGGTCGLQVRQGKVLAKNLSDDQVIDCIGKVIEYYVESGTEKRLGRFIEKIGFDKFSGEVLGE
- a CDS encoding DUF2089 domain-containing protein, with the protein product MKHEVPGNCPVCQSEVKVTEIRCKKCKTIIQGEFDLCKFCRLNDKQKYFVEVFIKNRGNIKEIEKELGISYPTVRNKLDEVISVMGHKVEKPVIDKKEILEKLKNGEITKDEALKLLNGKL
- a CDS encoding SHOCT-like domain-containing protein, producing the protein MSNDIKEERMQILEMVEDGKINPSEAEELLDALGGDQEEINPKTDAKWLKIRVRTMDDNPKVNVNIPISLVDVGLKLAKKFDPKMEEAGLDQIDLDEIVEAVKSGAKGKIVDVEDEENQTRVNIYVE
- a CDS encoding TIGR00288 family NYN domain-containing protein — translated: MRSFEKLTSYIPLRRSETGSKNIGLLVDGPNMLRKEFRLNLDLVREIISEYGNMRVGKVLLNQYASDKLIEAIVNQGFTPIVVAGDTDVYMAVEAMELIYNPNIDVIALMTRDADFLPIINKAKENGKETIVIGAEPGFSAALQNSADDAIVLKPDNDKKSFKEEN
- a CDS encoding PAS domain S-box protein, whose translation is MEDEAITAMDIRNSLSNFGFDVVGIVDSGDKAIQKSGELKPDLILMDITLKGDIDGIDAAQEIKTLFDIPVIYMSAFTDENTYERLKLTSPYGFVSKPVSSELLIVSIEAAVYKHDLDKKLAESEEYLRLIFDSSKDYIYSHDLDGKITSANKCLCEALNLSEKEIIGKTDFELGFTEKMCEELDKIRSEVYQTDSTAKYFNSFTLPDGKIHEYEVTLNPLHDIHGEIVGISEVTRDLTEQKMLKKELNEVWELFQNLYNNAKVGIVMGNTKGRILNCNSAFENMMGYSLDELKNMSFEEFTHPDYVEKELALLENLRHGKIKFYEIEKQFIRKDKKIIWGKVTGGFGISTNGKAVNSLIIVENIDERKKTEQEIINYATELKAIFDMSGIALAAVDTNGHWINVNPFFLNELGYTEQEFLKLNHLDITHPDDIEKTSELFSKLLSGEIDDYRLRKRYETKDGEFKCFYLTVKVVKDKNNNIKSVIWAGHPIDSSIN